The genomic stretch TTCGGCTGTTCCCGGGTTGCTTTCAGAGAATTTCAGAACTGGGTGGTGGGGTTGGGGGTGGGGTATGATGTTTCTAGGTTCGAATCAACTGACTTCGATTTGTTTATATAGCAAAGATCCAAGGAAATCGAATCAGTTAGATTCGAATTatgctcaacgccaagtacatgaaAATCGAAACAAGTAACTTCGATTTACAAAACCATCAAATCGAATCAAGTGGTTTCGATTTGCGTTGGGCTTAAAATCTATTGGCTAAATCGAATCGTGTTAATTCAATTCACATGTTTTTAAAAATCGAATTCactaaattcaatttattcaaTTTCTTACCATGAACGTAATTGGAATTGATTTGATTCGATTTTCATTCAAattcctttttcacttaattcAAAACAATTGGATTCGATGTACTACGTGTTAGGCTAAATCGAATTCActcaattcgatttatatagaaaTTATCTTTAGGACTTTACGTTGCATTTTTTAGTTTGGGACATTTAGGATATATTAAAATGCATTGGGTTTAATCAAGTCATTTGCCCTAGTATTTATGTAATTGAATATTTCTAAAGGAGCAACatatttgatttcaaatatCAATCACTATTCACTCGTGTAACTAAATGtttattctttttaatattttttatgcaGAAAAAACGtagagataatttttttattggtttttttttctttttagattaTTGTTCTATATATAGAGgattttaatcaaattatttttacgtacatgtataaatatttctgtaaaattttatttgtgtttttatACATGATGCTACCAAACCAAAATCAATGTTAATTACATTTAAAATGTAACTAGCTGCGCTAAAATTAACATGCTACTACTTAAAAAATCACACTAAGAATGACaaccaaaattaaatattagctcaaaattttgaagaaaagaAATCAAATGGTTGTTATTCAGTCACGTCCAATTTTGTACTTCACGTTCTAAATATCTAATTCATAGCGACATAGCATGCTAGAGTTCTTGGTAACGTAGTGTgcgtattttttattattttaatttctaaagGTCATAAAATATTGGATTTACTTAATATTAATGAACGAATAATTAATTTGACCGTTATTGCTTTTTCTCCGAGAAAAGAAGTTCACGACCTGTAGGCCTTCTATCTCCACGCGACATTGTTCTGTCCGGCTTTCGCCCATTACAAAAAATTCTCCACTGTTATCTCCCGTAGGAGCTTGGGCCGTGTCTCAGTCCCAGTATGACTGATCATTCTCTCGAACCAGCTATTGAtatctaataatttaatatattttatttatataaatatttgatttttattatttatgtaacAAATCTTAAAGACCGATTTTACAagctataatattttttatttgcatattcaacttttaataataattttttatttataaatatattttctacCTTAGTAAACATATTATGAATATTTAACTTTATAAGTTTGGATTAttcaataaatataataaatataattaatataatcttatttctattatttgagAACTAATAATTATTCTATGAATTTTTATTGCATTATTTACtttcacaaaaaataatataattttatttataaaaatttaaatttgtgtaCTTTGGTTGAGcttaattttcaatttattttatcaaattatataaatattaatcaTATACTAtgcacaaatttttttaaaaaaatcttatcattcaacatgtaatttttttaatattttttacgtttttaaattttttagactTATCAACATTTAAGTTGTCTATAAATTATTCTTGAAATATTATGATTTCACAACTTATAATATATgatattagttattattatatatataaaaaatgtgaCTTTTAATAACTACTATTTATCTTCGATTAATATTGTATAACAAGGATACATGTGATTTTATGATAATAATATAACTTGGACTTTAGTTATCAAAGAACTTGCTGAGTGGTTGGAGTTAGGGGTGTACATGGCCCGGTCTGGCCTGAAGACTCAGCCCGGCCCCGAACACTTTAGGGACTAATTTAGTgtgatttcatcgggtctaAAGTCGGGTAAGGGTCACAAAAGTAGACCCTGTtattatttcgggtcgggtctgAACTCAACCCAGTggcccggtcatcatacacaattaatattttgtgttattagtgatggatgatggcttttcttatgtggaatttaaatattttaaaccttaatattttgtgttattagtcattataagattataagttaatgttttatctttaaaatgcataagactttagactaatgtataatagtattatttgtattgatttaaatatttgatgttattaaacaatattagtattgattatgattatgctttaattttagagaatggttggttcttgttatatttttttaagtgaattttactaTGTGAATTGTAAAATAATGGTTGGAGATTAAGTGATTTTTACATGCTAAAGACCCGGTTTTCACCCGATTTTCACCCAGCGCGAAGGTTCGTAGGTTTCATCGGGTTTAGGACCGGGTTATGGTCTAAAAATTAGACCCGATCTATATTTCGGGTCGGATTTGGGTTAAGCCAAACCCGGTGTGACCCGACCCATGTACACCCCTAGTTGGAGTAACTCCATATCATAGACCAATGAATAGTAGCAATAGGATgattaaaaaactaattaaaacggGTATTCGAGGGAATTAGTCACAATTTGGGGATAGATGGACCAATAAAATCTCCATGGATGGAGATCTGCCTACATGAGATGGACAGAGACAGGAATATACGTACGTCCCATAGGTCCATTAAATCCACGCGAATATGACATTACTGATTTGCCAtcatttatatatacataaatctATTTGTTGAATTTAATAATCTTAATTCCTTCCTCCAATTTAAGTCTATCTTCTTTCTCTAAAATTCATCTTCAGCCTCAATTTCGCATCTCTCTAtagctcttttttttttttgcatctCAAGTCTATCACTACACTGCTTCAGTCTTACcccaaaaaattatattatgtcATTATATTGGAAGATGtttttatattcttttcttttgacatattatttttcataatgaTTATATTATGAACTatattgaattgattattttatgattgttatatcaatcttttttattaattttttttcaaaatttttcaaagaaTATCCATAGAAACCTGTAGGTATATATGTTCTCTTAGGAGATAATTAAATAGAGACTTGCGACGAAGACGAAAAAGGGACGgtaagcattttttttttaaaactaaagtGAAGGATGGAAAAGGGCCCTGTCGCTCTCCCACGAGTACCTATTACCATCCTTAACTAGCAATAGAGATCCAATCTAAGACGATTTGAGAAGGAATGTGTTGATTTCATGTGTATTAGGCTTTAAGATAGTAAACCTAAGTCAGATTTGAGACCCTAATAGTAGGCCTATGTTAATCTTGCTTGCTTGGGGAATCTTATTCTACCCAAGTATATATTGGATTAATATTTTGATTAATTACTATAACAAACACTAtactattaaatattataatatttagtATGTATAAAAATTAGATATACTCACAAGGtagtttttaattcaaatttaaaaaactttttaattatcttttttcctcttctaattttaaataatatttactaatataataaaaaaataaaataaaaataatcaccgatataattaaaataactaatatataCATAAAACTACATATATTaggaattattatatataataaatatatattttttgtaatgaCCATATAATTGATTTATGTATAAATCAActcatttttataatatatgatttattgcataatttttttactctaatatggaaaaattaataaatttaagatataagatattatttatattatttaacatacGATATAAACAACTTAAGCCATCATCTACGATAATAAGTATAAAATAGTGTAAATACCTACTTatttattagtataaaaaaatatataaatagtataAATCGATATTGTTTTGGtataaaagtaataataaatattattaattaagttaattacataataaaaaagtatagaTAATTTCTTAAATAATATCACTATTTTcacataatataatatttataaaataaattttagacAATAAATCAACCCTTAATAAACTATATATTAGTCTTGtcacaaaaatatattattatttacgtattaatatatatatatatatatatatatatatatatatatatattactctATTGATCTCTATAATTTTACCAAATATTTAATTAGGTAtttatacttttttcttttaattgggtctCTACACTcctttaattttgtaattaagttcttcctagtgtaaaaaatattatagttaACTGAATATTTCTTTGCAAATTGaagttatttataattaaaaacttaattaaatctTCGACCGCatgtattttgataaaaatattatgttaattttaacattcttaacaTGAAAAGGACGTAATTACAAAAGTAAAAGCAGTGtaagactcaattaaaagaaaaaaaatataggaacctaattaaaaatttggtaaaactataggaaccaacagagtaattaaaccatatatatatatatatatatatatatatatataaattattaagttataattaatttctaaCTCAATTTTTGCTAATTGAAATTTCaatgattaaaatatttaaatgcTAAATATTTTGCAcgtaattaattttgtttttattattgaaattaaaaagggtTAGTTGttaatcattttaaaatttaaatttaatttgagtaagaatatacaaaaaatttaattttatttcaccaactaaaattagttttaaaacaaaaacttattttgtatattatattataaaataatatggTCATTGTTTTTCTAATAACAATTATtgtcaaataaaatagtatcagAAATTggagaaaaatatatttaccAATCTAGGAGATaataattcattttttaatagaataaattattgaATAACAACAGTTGTAACGGTTTCGATCTCTTCACACAAATTAGTACTTAATGATGGTGTACAAGTAATGTTATTAATGAATATTAGCAAATCTAATAGCTTTTGTGATAACATAAGTCTATAAGTTTGCAAACTTAAAAATCAAGTCATAAAATATGAAGTTTTAACAAGTAATAACGTTGTTCATATTGTCTTGATTTCAAGAATCAGTATGATATCATCAAATGAATTTATGCCAGGTAAATTTCAACAAAGACAAATCTTCATAAGTATTGTTATCAATGAGAAATTGATctattttaaagataaatacTATTGAaaatctctttctctctctctttctctctctctctctcaagtCTTTCACTACGTTGCTTAGTATTACCTCAAAAGATTATGTTATGTTATTGTGATAGaatatgtttttatattttttttaaatgttatttTTCATGATGAATATGTTATGAATTGTATTGAATTaatgaattgattattttataattactatattatgtcttttttttgttatattttaattttcaaagaATATTAGTAGATATTTGAGAAGATTTGCGTTCCTCGAGGGAATAATTAAACAGGGACTTGCAAAAATGGATTGGGACGCGAGGTCATTTTTTTAGATGAAAAGGGGTCTATCACGCTCGCTTGAGTATCCATTACCATATCTAACTAGCAACGGAAATTCAATTTGAGCTAATTTAAGAAGGGAAACGTGGATTTCATTTGCATTGGGTCTTAAGGTAATGAACCTAAGTCGAATTTTGAACCCTAATAATGGACATAGGTTGACCATTATTGTAACAAATACTAtactattaaatattatatcatTTAATATATGTAAAAGTTGGATAAATTCATAAGAGATTTTTGaaccaaattaattttttaattctcttttatctttcttttaattttaaatattatttattaatgtaataaaaaagtaaaaaagaataataatcacttacataattaaaatagataacCCTAATATATACATGACAGTATATATATCAAAGATTATTATACatgataaatatattttttattttttgtaatgactacttataaaatttattgcataatttttctcctcttaatatttaataaatttaagatacaagatattatttatattatttaacatacaaaataagtaactttgtaacaccctaccatataaagtcttatgcttaagttaTAATTCAGAGATgacaaggtattacgacctctaaaaattaaaatttagtacgtatattAGTATGAAAgatgattataactaggagcttTTGAAGAAAAAGGGTAAACAAAAATTGTAACttgaaagcgcaacactccgatcgaaaATGTAACGAATAAGGATAAACTAAcacgagattatatatatacaaaagagtgtcaaaaacaggaatatcaaaactcaaaatctggttgcgaagataaccggtccgagcatagcaatatatacatgtaaataaggaaacccaaagggacataaatacagaaaacctattctccaaaacctcctttaagaggagtcatcacagtttgtattatttagtggagataaaagtagctacgcaaaacatataaaccaaaataaagttccgagaacaaaggattttcgctaatccagaagtctccagcatgcttcaGCGAGAAGCCTCAcatcctgcatctgaaaatcacaaaatccgcatgggtgagaactaGAGGTTCTGAGTATGGTAACAGTACCCACatatctaacatgtaatgtCTTGGAAAAAGCAAAGGTAATCCTAGAACTTCAACCAGATaaattcaaagcttataaacagaCTAAACCATAAATGGCAACTGACTAaggattcttcagtctaactaatacttccctttccaataccttcagacctcccaaccaccagcaagAGTATAAAAtggcaaacacagttatatcaaacaagagatatacaaataggaacagaTAAGGTATTTAGATAATTAgtaagtaatatgcagtcaaataggcaatctcaaacaattctcatagtatgcatatgatagTGAGCTAGGGTTGAAGATTGTAGTcttaggttatgacctaaaggTGTATAGTGCCACCCATGAAGACATgataactaggctaggatgccttCAAGTTGCATTTAGGGTCAAGCAATGTGACTTTgtccataattttatctgcttgtcgatgatcggtcttgatcttatcttgggattggactgatTATCTgagaaccatgtcctgcttgacTGTTCTACGAAGTCGGTGTATTTTATGCCGGAGATACGGAAGAACCAGTTGTATTAAATAGTTATTACTTGAATTCTATGATGATGAATTGTTCTGGAACCGAATGTCAGGATATCTTGTTGTTAACCGTgggtgtttcgggtgatgatcaaagattGGAGCAAATTctggttgtgtgtgagtttccggaagtgtttcccgatgacaTTGATGAATTTGCACCCAACCGAGAGGTTGaatttgctattgagttggtgcctggggctggaccaatctcaagtgctccttatagaaTGTCACCACTAGAAATGatcgagctaaagtctcagtcaGAGGATCTGTTGGGTAAGAATTTTATCCGACCAAGTATTTCTCCGTGGGGTGCGCCAGTGTTACTGGTAAAGAAAAAAGACGGGAGTATGCGGCTTTGTGTGGATTACATGCAGCTCAACAAGGTCATAATAAAGAACAAGTACCcgttgccgagaattgatgaggGGTGAAGATAACCCTAAGatcgctttcaggactcgttatggtttgtacgagtacactgtaatgtcttttgggttgacaaACGCTCCTGTAGTGTTCATGGATTATATGAACAGAATGTTCTATCcatttctggataaattcgttgttgtcttcattgatgacatactgatttattccaagactgaagaagagcacgCAGAACACTTGAGAACCGTGCTACAGATACtaaaggaaaagaaactctATGCGAAACTATCTAAATGTGAATTCTGGAAGAAGGAGGTAAAGTTTCTGGGTCATGTGGTGAGTAAGCAAGGGATAGAAGTAGACCCATCTAAGGTAGAGGCGGTAACGAATTGGGGGCGACCAACCTCAGTTACTGAGATAAGGAGTTTTATgggcttggctggctattaccgaagatTCATCAAGGGCTTTTCGCAAATAGCTTTGCCATTGACAAAGCTAACCCGCAAGGATGCGCCATTtatttggactcctgagtgtgAGGAAAGTTGACCACTACACCTGTGTTGGTGTTACCTGAGACAAATGAGTCATTtaaggtgtattgtgatgcctcactaaagggtctagggtgcgtgctgatgcaacATCATAAtctggtggcgtatgcctcacgtcAGTTGAGACCTCACGAAATTAATTTTCCTACGCATGATTTGGAGCttgctgcggttgtgtttgtattaaaggtgtggaggcattacctctatggggttaagttccaagttttctttgatcacaagagcttgaagtacctctttgatcagaaagagcttaatatgagacagaggaggtggatggaattactgaaggactacgactttgagttgaattacTATCCGGGAAAAGCGAATGATGTGGTAGAATACGTCTCGAAATGcctaacttgtcaaaaggtgaagattgaacatcaaagaccttctaggatgttgcaacctttagaggtTCCGCAATGGAAGTGAGAAAGCATTGCgatggactttgtgtcgggattgccaaggactaggacTGGTTTTGACGCCatctgggtgattgtggactGACTGACGAAGTCAACTCACTTTTTACCTATTCGGAtaacttacacccttgaggagctagcatagttatacataaaggaggttgggagacttcatggtgtacctgctattataatctctgatagagatcctcgtttcacttcgaGATTTTGGGGTACATTTTAGAAAGCTTTCaaaacccgattaagcttgagcacagctggccatcctcaaacagatggtcaatccgaGAGGATGATCCAAACATTGGAAGATATGTTCAGAGCTTGTTTTCTGGATCAACCTGCGAGCTGGGATCGCTACATGCCGCTAGTGGAGTTTGCGTACAATAATAGTTACCATGCAAgtatcggaatggctccgtatgagggtCTATATGGGAGAAAATGACAATCTctgctatgttggtatgaagctcgGGAGAAAGGCTTGTTAGTGCTGGAGatgatagctgagaccactGAACAAGTGAAGAAAAttcgagataggatgcttactaCTCAGAGTTGTCAGAAGAGTTACGCCGATTAGAGGCGGAAGCCCTTGGAATTtcaggaaggagaccatgttttccttaaggttactccaaCCACAGGGGTAGGTAaggcgattaaagcaaagaagttgaatcttCGGTatattggtccatttcagatcctggagagggttggaccggtggtgtatcggatggctctaccacctcatctttcgaacctgcccGACGTGTTTCATGTgccgcagcttcggaagtatactcctgatgctagccatgtgttagaacctgaatcGATTCAGTTAAaagaagatttgacgcttctgGTGGCCCCaatcagaattgatgatactagtataaaacggttgcgtggaaaagaggtttcattagtcaaagtggcatggagtcgaggccgtgttgaggaacac from Arachis stenosperma cultivar V10309 chromosome 9, arast.V10309.gnm1.PFL2, whole genome shotgun sequence encodes the following:
- the LOC130949730 gene encoding uncharacterized mitochondrial protein AtMg00860-like, translating into MVTVPTYLTCNVLEKAKDILLLTVGVSGDDQRLEQILVVCEFPEVFPDDIDEFAPNREVEFAIELTEEEHAEHLRTVLQILKEKKLYAKLSKCEFWKKEVKFLGHVVSKQGIEVDPSKVEAVTNWGRPTSVTEIRSFMGLAGYYRRFIKGFSQIALPLTKLTRKDAPFIWTPECEES